The following coding sequences lie in one Eubacterium ventriosum genomic window:
- a CDS encoding insulinase family protein — MLVYNVLDLILEEAMTLEAKNLNEQISNLKEYEVILHKNIEEVDSEGWFLKHKKTGARIVLLANDDDNKVFNIGFRTPVNNDTGVPHIIEHTVLCGSKKYPVKDPFMELVKGSLNTFLNAMTYPDKTIYPVASYNDKDFKNLMETYMDAVFNPNIYDEKKIFLQEGWHYELENKDGELTYNGVVYNEMKGVYSSVDGVMDRATLHSLYPDTSYSYESGGNPDNIPELSYEEYLDFHRKYYHPSNSYIYLYGDMDMVERLQWIDKEYLGKYDMLKIDSEVKKQPAFSQLKEEKVAYAITDSESLEDNTVLTVNYVIGDSSDVELNTAIQVLEYVLMEMPGAFLKQALIDAKIGKDVYSQYEDDICQPMYSIVAKYANESDKEKFITIINETLEKLAKEGLDKKALLAGLNSLEFKVRESDFGRIPKGLIFGINMLSSWLYDDSNPFVLLETNKVFEKLRKMIDTDYFEKLITEYFIKNTHKSVVILTPEKGLTEKKEQQLKDSLEAKKGTMTDEEIENIIKETKELKEYQTTSSSPENLAKIPLLEIEDIGKEPRKIIGQPEAKEGITMLYNDLFTNGIGYLDIVFDCTDLPEKYQSYMGLLKPVLSYMDTEKHSYTELNTEIDLDLGGFAFDSGIYVNKKTGEPMLTGEVHAKMLYDKIPKTFDLIKEVVLETKFDDYKRLKEILEELKSRVKSSIIKTGDSAAMLRAMSYYSKSYYLKEQSTGLAFYQFLSDILDNYEEKKEDFAKKLKYTIEYVFSNQKMYLNYAGDKESYELVKKLVIDLKNSVYNVPRNKDLWQFKPEKKNEAIKTSGQVQYVARTGNYNKDNDKVFSGSFMVLGNIMRSKYLWNNIRELGGAYGCNASFTRNGDVMFTSYRDPNLGKTNQVYLKAADFIENFNVDEREMRKYIIGTISGIDTPLNAADRSGREFSCFITDTDYETLKREREQILSTNVENIRELAPLVREAMADNNICVVGSASAIEQDKELFEKIVELV; from the coding sequence ATGTTAGTATATAATGTATTAGATTTAATTTTGGAGGAAGCAATGACTTTAGAGGCAAAGAATTTAAATGAGCAGATAAGCAATTTAAAAGAATATGAAGTGATTCTTCATAAAAATATAGAAGAAGTTGATTCAGAAGGATGGTTTCTGAAACATAAGAAAACAGGAGCAAGAATAGTACTTCTGGCTAATGATGATGATAACAAGGTATTTAATATAGGATTTAGAACACCTGTTAATAATGATACGGGAGTTCCGCACATTATCGAGCATACAGTACTTTGTGGTTCGAAGAAGTATCCTGTTAAGGATCCTTTTATGGAATTAGTTAAGGGGTCACTTAACACATTTTTAAATGCAATGACATATCCGGATAAGACAATTTATCCTGTGGCAAGTTATAATGACAAGGATTTTAAGAATCTTATGGAAACGTATATGGATGCAGTTTTTAATCCTAATATATATGATGAAAAGAAGATTTTTCTTCAGGAGGGATGGCATTACGAACTTGAAAACAAGGATGGAGAATTAACTTACAACGGAGTTGTATACAATGAAATGAAAGGCGTTTATTCATCAGTGGACGGCGTAATGGATAGAGCAACATTACATTCATTGTATCCGGACACATCTTACAGTTATGAGTCAGGTGGAAATCCTGACAATATACCGGAATTATCATATGAAGAATATTTGGATTTTCATAGAAAATACTATCATCCGTCTAACAGCTACATTTATCTTTATGGAGATATGGATATGGTTGAAAGACTTCAGTGGATTGACAAGGAATATCTTGGCAAGTATGATATGTTGAAAATTGATTCAGAAGTAAAGAAACAGCCTGCTTTTTCACAGTTAAAGGAAGAAAAAGTGGCTTATGCAATTACAGACAGTGAATCATTGGAAGACAACACAGTTCTTACAGTTAATTATGTAATTGGCGATAGCAGTGACGTAGAATTAAATACTGCAATTCAGGTTTTGGAATACGTTCTTATGGAAATGCCTGGAGCTTTTCTTAAGCAGGCTTTAATTGATGCAAAAATCGGGAAAGATGTTTATAGTCAGTATGAGGACGATATTTGCCAGCCTATGTACAGCATTGTTGCAAAATATGCCAATGAATCAGACAAAGAAAAATTTATTACAATAATAAATGAAACACTTGAAAAATTAGCAAAGGAAGGTCTTGATAAAAAGGCACTTTTGGCAGGATTAAACAGCCTTGAATTTAAAGTGAGAGAATCAGATTTTGGCAGAATACCAAAGGGATTAATCTTTGGAATAAATATGCTTTCAAGCTGGTTATATGATGACAGCAATCCTTTTGTTTTATTAGAAACAAACAAGGTTTTTGAAAAACTTAGAAAGATGATTGACACAGATTATTTTGAAAAATTAATCACAGAATATTTTATAAAAAATACTCACAAATCAGTGGTAATATTAACACCTGAAAAAGGATTGACTGAAAAGAAAGAACAGCAGTTAAAAGATTCATTGGAAGCTAAGAAAGGTACAATGACAGATGAAGAAATTGAAAATATAATAAAAGAAACAAAGGAACTAAAAGAATATCAGACAACATCTTCTTCACCTGAAAATTTAGCAAAAATTCCTTTACTTGAAATCGAGGATATAGGAAAAGAACCACGAAAAATCATTGGACAACCGGAAGCTAAAGAAGGCATAACAATGCTTTACAACGACCTGTTTACTAATGGAATAGGATACCTTGACATAGTATTCGACTGTACAGATTTGCCTGAAAAATATCAAAGTTATATGGGACTTTTGAAACCTGTGTTAAGTTACATGGATACTGAAAAGCATTCTTATACAGAACTTAATACTGAAATTGATTTGGATTTAGGCGGTTTTGCTTTTGATTCAGGAATTTATGTTAATAAGAAAACAGGAGAACCAATGCTTACAGGCGAGGTTCACGCAAAGATGCTTTATGACAAGATTCCAAAGACTTTTGATTTGATTAAAGAAGTTGTTTTGGAAACTAAGTTTGATGACTATAAGCGTTTAAAAGAAATTCTTGAAGAATTAAAATCAAGAGTGAAATCTTCAATAATAAAGACAGGTGACAGTGCTGCAATGCTTAGAGCAATGTCTTATTATTCAAAATCATATTATTTAAAAGAACAGTCAACAGGACTTGCATTCTATCAGTTCTTAAGTGATATTTTAGATAATTATGAAGAAAAGAAAGAAGATTTCGCAAAGAAATTGAAATATACAATTGAATATGTGTTCAGCAATCAGAAAATGTATTTGAATTATGCCGGAGATAAGGAAAGTTATGAACTTGTGAAAAAGCTTGTTATTGACTTAAAGAACAGTGTTTATAATGTTCCAAGAAATAAGGATTTGTGGCAGTTTAAACCTGAAAAGAAAAATGAAGCAATAAAAACATCAGGTCAGGTTCAATACGTTGCAAGAACAGGTAACTACAACAAGGATAATGACAAGGTATTTAGTGGAAGCTTTATGGTTCTTGGAAATATTATGAGAAGTAAATATCTTTGGAATAACATTAGAGAATTAGGTGGAGCTTATGGATGTAACGCTTCATTTACAAGAAATGGTGATGTAATGTTTACTTCATACAGAGATCCAAACCTTGGAAAAACTAATCAGGTATATTTAAAAGCAGCAGATTTTATTGAAAATTTTAATGTAGATGAAAGAGAAATGCGTAAATATATTATAGGAACAATTAGCGGAATTGATACACCACTTAATGCGGCAGACAGAAGTGGAAGAGAGTTTAGCTGTTTTATTACAGACACAGATTATGAAACATTAAAAAGAGAACGTGAGCAGATTCTTTCAACCAATGTTGAAAACATTAGAGAGCTTGCACCTTTGGTAAGAGAAGCTATGGCAGACAATAATATTTGCGTAGTAGGTAGTGCAAGTGCAATAGAACAGGACAAAGAACTTTTTGAAAAAATAGTAGAATTAGTTTAA
- the era gene encoding GTPase Era gives MKEKFKSGFVALIGRPNVGKSTLMNQIIGQKIAITSKKPQTTRNKIQTVYTCDEGQIVFLDTPGIHKAKNKLGEYMVNVAEKTLKEVDLILWLVEPDTFIGAGEQHIAEQLKGIDVPVILVINKTDTVKREEILTFIDAYRKIYDFNEIIPASALRGQNTDTVVEEIFKYLPEGPMYYDEDTVTDQPMRQIVAELIREKALHALNEEVPHGIAVTIERMKQRKNAEIMDIDATIVCERDSHKGIIIGKKGSMLKKIGTNARYEIEQQLEMKVNLQLWVKVRKDWRDSELLMKNYGYIEEK, from the coding sequence ATGAAAGAAAAATTTAAATCAGGATTTGTAGCCCTTATAGGCAGACCAAATGTAGGAAAATCTACATTAATGAATCAGATTATTGGTCAGAAGATAGCAATAACATCAAAAAAACCACAGACTACAAGAAATAAGATACAGACAGTATACACATGTGATGAAGGTCAGATAGTATTCCTTGACACACCAGGAATTCACAAAGCTAAAAACAAGCTTGGGGAATATATGGTTAATGTGGCAGAAAAAACATTAAAGGAAGTTGACCTTATATTATGGCTTGTAGAACCTGACACTTTTATCGGTGCAGGGGAACAGCATATTGCTGAACAACTTAAAGGCATTGATGTACCTGTAATTCTTGTAATTAACAAAACAGATACAGTTAAACGTGAAGAGATTTTGACTTTTATTGATGCATATAGAAAAATATATGATTTTAATGAAATCATTCCTGCATCAGCTCTTAGAGGTCAGAACACAGATACAGTTGTTGAGGAAATATTTAAGTATTTGCCGGAAGGTCCTATGTACTATGATGAAGATACAGTTACAGACCAGCCAATGAGACAGATTGTAGCTGAATTAATAAGAGAAAAAGCTCTTCACGCATTAAATGAAGAAGTGCCTCACGGAATTGCTGTAACAATAGAAAGAATGAAGCAGAGAAAAAATGCTGAAATTATGGATATTGACGCAACAATAGTTTGTGAAAGAGATTCACATAAGGGAATAATAATTGGCAAAAAAGGCAGCATGCTTAAGAAAATCGGTACAAATGCCAGATATGAAATTGAGCAGCAGTTGGAAATGAAAGTTAATCTTCAGTTATGGGTAAAAGTTAGAAAAGACTGGAGAGACAGCGAATTATTAATGAAGAATTACGGATATATTGAAGAAAAATAA
- the recO gene encoding DNA repair protein RecO, with protein MIETVTVIGMVISSMAISEYDKRLVLLTKEFGKITAFARGARKTTSQFLAGSQPMAFGEFTLYRGRNAYTVTSMKISDYFSSDMKDIDSMYMGMYFLELADYYGREGIEAGETLKLLYMSMKALSKNMLKKELIRCIFELRILVINGEYPNVFTCGNCGEKENLDYFDEKNSTMICSNCHGKVPEKNIIDNSTIYALQYIVTSPITRLFSFDVTDKVLEQMKGIINKYIKKHIDRKFNSLEFLEI; from the coding sequence ATGATAGAAACAGTAACAGTAATTGGGATGGTAATATCCTCCATGGCTATAAGTGAATATGACAAAAGACTGGTATTGTTAACAAAGGAATTTGGTAAAATCACAGCTTTTGCAAGAGGCGCAAGAAAAACAACAAGTCAGTTTCTTGCAGGAAGCCAGCCAATGGCTTTTGGTGAATTTACCTTGTACAGAGGAAGAAATGCATATACGGTAACATCAATGAAAATAAGTGACTATTTCAGCAGTGACATGAAAGACATTGACAGTATGTATATGGGAATGTACTTTTTGGAACTGGCGGACTATTATGGTAGGGAAGGTATTGAGGCAGGAGAAACACTTAAACTACTATATATGTCTATGAAGGCATTATCCAAAAATATGCTAAAAAAAGAATTGATTAGATGCATATTTGAATTAAGAATTCTTGTTATAAATGGTGAGTATCCAAATGTGTTTACTTGTGGCAATTGCGGAGAAAAAGAGAATCTTGATTACTTTGATGAAAAAAATAGTACAATGATATGTAGCAACTGTCATGGAAAAGTACCAGAGAAAAATATAATTGACAATTCAACAATTTATGCACTTCAATATATAGTTACATCACCTATAACAAGATTATTCTCCTTTGACGTGACAGATAAAGTACTGGAACAGATGAAGGGGATAATTAACAAATATATAAAGAAACATATAGATAGGAAGTTTAATTCTTTAGAATTTCTGGAAATTTAA
- a CDS encoding glycine--tRNA ligase yields MEKTMEKIVALAKSRGFVYPGSEIYGGLANTWDYGNLGVELKNNVKKAWWKKFIQENPYNVGVDCAILMNPQTWVASGHLGGFSDPLMDCKECHERFRADKIIEDYMADNGIEAEGSVDGWTHEQMADYIEEHKIACPTCGKHNFTEIREFNLMFKTFQGVTEDAKNTVYLRPETAQGIFVNFKNVQRTSRKKIPFGIGQVGKSFRNEITPGNFTFRTREFEQMELEFFCEPGTDLEWFQYWRAFCRDWLLSLGIKEDEMRLRDHSPEELCFYSKGTTDIEFLFPFGWGELWGIADRTDYDLTQHQELSKQDLTYFDDDKHERYVPYVIEPSLGADRVTLAFLCAAYDEENIGTEEKPDMRTVLHFHPALAPVKIGVLPLSKKLNEGAEKVFAELSKYYNCEFDDRGAIGKRYRRQDEIGTPFCVTYDFDSEEDGAVTVRDRDTMEQERIKIEDLKEYFEQKFEF; encoded by the coding sequence ATGGAAAAGACAATGGAAAAAATTGTAGCACTTGCAAAAAGCAGAGGATTTGTATATCCGGGCTCAGAAATTTACGGTGGACTTGCAAATACTTGGGATTATGGTAACTTAGGTGTTGAATTAAAGAACAATGTAAAAAAGGCATGGTGGAAGAAATTTATTCAGGAAAACCCTTATAACGTAGGTGTTGACTGTGCAATTTTAATGAATCCACAGACTTGGGTAGCATCAGGACATCTTGGCGGATTCTCAGATCCATTAATGGACTGTAAAGAGTGTCATGAAAGATTTAGAGCTGACAAGATTATTGAAGACTATATGGCTGATAATGGTATTGAAGCTGAAGGCTCAGTTGATGGTTGGACACATGAACAGATGGCTGATTACATAGAAGAGCACAAGATTGCATGTCCTACATGTGGAAAGCACAACTTTACAGAAATCCGTGAATTTAACCTTATGTTTAAAACATTCCAGGGTGTAACTGAGGATGCTAAGAATACAGTATACTTAAGACCTGAAACAGCTCAGGGAATTTTCGTTAACTTTAAGAATGTTCAGAGAACATCAAGAAAGAAGATTCCTTTCGGAATTGGTCAGGTTGGTAAATCATTTAGAAATGAAATTACACCTGGTAACTTTACATTCAGAACAAGAGAATTTGAACAGATGGAATTAGAGTTCTTCTGTGAACCAGGAACAGACCTTGAATGGTTCCAGTATTGGAGAGCTTTTTGCCGAGACTGGTTATTAAGCCTTGGAATTAAAGAAGATGAAATGAGACTTCGTGATCATTCACCTGAAGAATTGTGCTTCTACTCAAAGGGAACAACTGATATTGAATTTTTATTCCCATTTGGATGGGGCGAACTTTGGGGTATTGCTGACAGAACAGATTATGACCTTACACAGCATCAGGAACTTTCAAAACAGGATTTAACATATTTTGATGATGACAAGCATGAAAGATATGTTCCATATGTTATTGAACCATCACTTGGTGCGGACCGTGTAACATTAGCTTTCTTATGTGCAGCTTATGATGAAGAAAATATCGGAACAGAAGAAAAACCTGATATGCGTACAGTTTTACATTTTCATCCTGCACTTGCACCTGTTAAGATTGGTGTATTGCCTTTGTCAAAGAAATTAAATGAAGGTGCTGAAAAGGTATTTGCAGAACTTAGCAAGTATTATAACTGTGAATTTGATGACAGAGGAGCAATTGGAAAGAGATATCGTCGTCAGGATGAAATCGGAACTCCATTCTGTGTAACATATGACTTTGATTCAGAAGAAGATGGAGCAGTTACAGTACGTGACCGTGACACAATGGAACAGGAAAGAATTAAGATTGAAGATTTGAAAGAATACTTTGAACAGAAATTTGAATTCTAA
- a CDS encoding glycoside hydrolase family 30 protein, producing MKPVVKVIQTAKNEKQAWRKLDDLELFKYYNFRMNTVSVDSSISYQKLLGFGGAFTEAAAYTWANADEKSKDEIVKAYFDKEHGLAYNLGRTTIHGCDFSLEPYTYIEEGDLQLSTFDMSREDKWLIPFLTRAKETAGHSLGILASPWSPPAFMKDNKDINNGGRLLKKNYATWAEYMVKYVEGMKERGIEIDMISIQNEPAAKQEWASCKYEADEEAEFAVDYLYPALEKRGLQDKVKIVIWDHNRDLMFRRLNESMAYPGAREKVWGAAFHWYVSDKSEILTMVHEKFPEKHLLFTEGCVELVNNSGGTSSKAGIGAWKHGEIYGRNIIKDFNNYNEAWIDWNLLLNEIGGPNYVGNYCEAPVMYDRNTKEIMYNSSYYYIGHFSRYIEPGAVRICCRNDVDKGLYSVSFKNPNGDIVTVVQNELNRKQRLALVVDGQGTNTEIPAHSITTFITKNSQE from the coding sequence ATGAAACCAGTAGTTAAAGTTATCCAGACAGCGAAAAACGAAAAACAGGCATGGCGCAAGTTAGATGATTTGGAATTGTTTAAATATTATAATTTCCGAATGAATACAGTGTCTGTTGACAGTAGCATAAGCTATCAGAAACTTTTGGGATTTGGAGGGGCTTTTACGGAAGCAGCAGCTTATACTTGGGCTAATGCAGATGAAAAATCAAAGGATGAAATCGTGAAAGCTTACTTTGATAAGGAACACGGATTAGCATATAATCTGGGAAGAACAACAATTCATGGATGTGACTTTTCGTTAGAACCATATACATACATTGAAGAAGGAGATCTTCAGTTATCGACGTTTGATATGTCAAGGGAAGACAAGTGGCTGATACCTTTTTTGACAAGGGCAAAAGAAACAGCAGGACACAGTCTGGGAATATTGGCATCACCATGGAGTCCACCGGCTTTTATGAAAGACAACAAAGATATTAATAACGGTGGCAGACTTTTAAAGAAAAACTATGCAACATGGGCTGAATATATGGTTAAGTATGTTGAGGGAATGAAAGAACGTGGCATAGAAATAGATATGATTAGTATCCAGAATGAGCCGGCTGCAAAACAGGAATGGGCATCATGTAAGTATGAGGCTGATGAAGAAGCGGAGTTTGCAGTTGACTATCTTTATCCTGCATTAGAAAAAAGAGGATTGCAGGACAAAGTTAAAATTGTTATTTGGGACCACAATAGAGACTTAATGTTTAGAAGATTAAATGAGTCAATGGCATATCCGGGAGCTAGAGAAAAGGTTTGGGGAGCAGCGTTCCATTGGTATGTTTCAGATAAATCAGAAATTCTTACAATGGTTCATGAAAAATTTCCTGAGAAACATTTATTATTTACAGAGGGCTGTGTTGAATTAGTGAATAATTCAGGCGGAACAAGTTCAAAGGCAGGAATCGGTGCATGGAAACATGGAGAAATCTATGGAAGAAATATTATAAAAGATTTCAATAACTATAATGAAGCATGGATTGATTGGAATCTGCTTTTAAATGAAATCGGCGGTCCTAACTATGTAGGAAACTATTGTGAAGCACCGGTAATGTATGATAGGAATACAAAAGAAATAATGTACAACAGTTCATATTACTATATTGGTCATTTTTCAAGATATATTGAACCGGGAGCAGTGAGAATCTGCTGTAGAAATGATGTGGATAAGGGATTATATTCAGTATCATTTAAAAACCCTAATGGAGATATTGTTACAGTGGTTCAAAATGAGTTGAACAGAAAGCAGAGATTAGCTTTGGTTGTTGATGGACAGGGAACAAACACGGAAATACCTGCTCATTCAATTACAACATTTATAACAAAAAATAGTCAGGAATAA
- the ppdK gene encoding pyruvate, phosphate dikinase, whose protein sequence is MANKWVYLFSEGNANMRELLGGKGANLAEMTGLGLPVPQGFTITTEACTQYYEDGREINEEIQGQINEYIVKMEEITGKKFGDKENPLLVSVRSGARASMPGMMDTILNLGLNETVVEAIAAKSGNARWAWDCYRRFIQMYSDVVMEVGKKYFEELIDKMKADRGVQQDVELTADDLKELASQFKAEYKEKIGEDFPDDPKEQLMGAIKAVFRSWDNPRANVYRRDNDIPYSWGTAVNVQSMAFGNMGDDCGTGVAFTRDPATGEKHLMGEFLKNAQGEDVVAGVRTPMPIAQMEQEFPEAFEEFVKVCKTLEDHYRDMQDMEFTVENRKLYMLQTRNGKRTAQAALKIACDLVDEGMRTEEEAVAMIDPRNLDTLLHPQFDAAALKAATPVAKALGASPGAACGKIVFTAEDAETWNARGEKVVLVRLETSPEDITGMKASQGILTVRGGMTSHAAVVARGMGTCCVSGCGDIVMDEANKKFTLAGKEYHEGDFISIDGSTGNIYDGIIPTVDATIAGEFGRIMGWADKFRTLKVRTNADTPADAKKARELGAEGIGLCRTEHMFFEEDRIAAFREMICSDTVEEREEALEKILPYQQGDFEALYEALEGCPVTIRFLDPPLHEFVPTEEDDIKKLAEAQGKSVEEIKGIIQGLHEFNPMMGHRGLRLAVTYPEIAKMQTKAVIRAAINVQKKHSDWTVKPEIMIPLSCDAKELKYVKDIVVATADAEIAAAGVELEYQVGTMIEIPRAALTADEIAKQADFFCFGTNDLTQMTYGFSRDDAGKFLDAYYDAKIFENDPFAKLDQVGVGKLMEMAIKLGKPVNPNLHVGICGEHGGDPSSVEFCHKIGLDYVSCSPFRVPIARLAAAQAAIANK, encoded by the coding sequence ATGGCAAACAAATGGGTATACCTTTTCAGCGAAGGTAATGCTAACATGCGTGAACTTCTTGGTGGTAAAGGTGCTAACCTTGCAGAAATGACAGGCTTAGGACTTCCAGTACCTCAGGGATTCACAATTACAACAGAAGCTTGTACTCAGTACTATGAGGATGGCAGAGAGATCAATGAAGAAATTCAGGGTCAGATCAATGAATACATCGTAAAGATGGAAGAAATCACAGGAAAGAAATTCGGTGATAAAGAGAATCCTTTACTTGTTTCTGTTCGTTCAGGAGCTAGAGCTTCTATGCCAGGTATGATGGATACAATTCTTAACCTTGGTCTTAACGAAACAGTAGTTGAAGCAATTGCTGCTAAGTCAGGAAATGCTCGTTGGGCTTGGGACTGCTATAGAAGATTCATCCAGATGTACTCTGATGTAGTTATGGAAGTTGGTAAGAAGTACTTTGAAGAACTTATCGACAAGATGAAAGCTGATAGAGGTGTTCAGCAGGACGTAGAACTTACAGCTGATGACTTAAAGGAATTAGCATCACAGTTCAAGGCTGAATACAAAGAAAAAATCGGAGAAGATTTCCCAGATGATCCTAAGGAACAGTTAATGGGAGCTATCAAGGCCGTATTTAGATCATGGGACAACCCACGTGCTAACGTATACCGTCGTGACAATGATATCCCTTATTCATGGGGTACAGCTGTTAACGTACAGTCAATGGCATTCGGTAATATGGGTGATGATTGTGGTACAGGTGTTGCATTTACAAGAGATCCTGCTACAGGTGAAAAGCACTTAATGGGTGAATTCTTAAAGAATGCTCAGGGTGAAGACGTAGTTGCAGGTGTTAGAACACCAATGCCTATCGCTCAGATGGAACAGGAATTCCCAGAAGCATTTGAAGAATTTGTAAAGGTTTGCAAGACTCTTGAAGATCATTACAGAGATATGCAGGATATGGAATTTACTGTTGAAAACAGAAAGCTTTACATGTTACAGACAAGAAATGGTAAGAGAACAGCTCAGGCTGCTTTAAAGATCGCTTGTGACCTTGTTGATGAAGGCATGAGAACAGAAGAAGAAGCTGTAGCTATGATCGATCCAAGAAACTTAGATACATTATTACATCCACAGTTTGATGCAGCAGCTCTTAAGGCAGCTACACCAGTTGCTAAGGCACTTGGAGCATCTCCAGGAGCAGCTTGTGGTAAGATCGTATTCACAGCTGAAGACGCTGAAACTTGGAATGCAAGAGGAGAAAAGGTTGTACTTGTACGTCTTGAAACATCTCCAGAAGATATCACAGGTATGAAGGCATCACAGGGTATCTTAACAGTTCGTGGTGGTATGACATCACATGCTGCAGTAGTAGCCCGTGGTATGGGTACATGTTGTGTATCTGGTTGTGGCGACATCGTTATGGATGAAGCAAACAAGAAATTTACATTAGCTGGAAAAGAATACCATGAAGGAGACTTTATCTCAATCGATGGTTCTACAGGTAATATTTATGATGGTATCATACCTACAGTTGATGCAACAATCGCTGGTGAATTCGGAAGAATCATGGGATGGGCTGATAAGTTCAGAACACTTAAAGTTAGAACTAATGCAGATACTCCAGCTGATGCTAAGAAAGCTAGAGAACTTGGTGCAGAAGGTATTGGTCTTTGCCGTACAGAGCATATGTTCTTCGAAGAAGACAGAATCGCTGCATTTAGAGAAATGATTTGTTCAGATACTGTTGAAGAAAGAGAAGAAGCACTTGAAAAGATTCTTCCATATCAGCAGGGAGACTTCGAAGCTCTTTATGAAGCTCTTGAAGGATGTCCAGTAACAATCAGATTCTTAGATCCACCTCTTCATGAATTCGTTCCAACTGAAGAAGACGATATTAAGAAACTTGCTGAAGCTCAGGGCAAATCAGTAGAAGAAATTAAGGGTATTATCCAGGGATTACATGAATTTAACCCTATGATGGGACACAGAGGACTTCGTCTTGCTGTAACATATCCAGAAATCGCTAAGATGCAGACTAAGGCTGTTATTCGTGCTGCTATCAACGTACAGAAGAAGCACAGCGATTGGACAGTTAAGCCTGAAATCATGATTCCATTATCATGTGATGCTAAGGAATTAAAATATGTTAAGGATATCGTAGTAGCTACAGCTGATGCTGAAATCGCAGCAGCAGGTGTTGAACTTGAATACCAGGTAGGTACAATGATCGAAATCCCTAGAGCAGCTCTTACAGCTGACGAAATCGCTAAGCAGGCTGACTTCTTCTGCTTCGGTACAAACGATTTAACACAGATGACATACGGATTCTCAAGAGATGATGCTGGTAAGTTCTTAGATGCTTACTATGATGCTAAGATCTTCGAAAACGATCCATTTGCTAAGTTAGATCAGGTTGGTGTTGGTAAGTTAATGGAAATGGCTATCAAACTTGGTAAGCCAGTTAACCCTAACCTTCACGTAGGTATCTGTGGAGAACACGGTGGAGATCCATCTTCAGTAGAATTCTGCCATAAGATTGGTCTTGATTATGTATCATGTTCACCATTCCGTGTACCTATTGCTAGATTAGCAGCAGCTCAGGCAGCTATCGCTAACAAGTAA